One genomic segment of Coffea arabica cultivar ET-39 chromosome 6e, Coffea Arabica ET-39 HiFi, whole genome shotgun sequence includes these proteins:
- the LOC113696333 gene encoding F-box protein At5g07610-like, which yields MGPPTPKCPNSPSAATILAGTEDVLIEILLYLPIKTLIRFKTVSKSWFSLISSSHLSHLHALRHRPTTAASALCLRKSPSQLYLLPLFTRRPKIQTFKFNFTPPDAYNRAPTAPAAGAATATATTYRTRILQSCNGLLLLQVSYNARNAPKDYYIYNPTTRRSRILQLTYLFHSNIVSQSQSQQLGLYLAYDPSKSVDYKVICVSFTAYSVYTYQVFVYDSKFQSWKVANGGKEFVVPYDVKFCDGVYWNGKIHWIRPKGESYYFDIDKDCVVQSIQIPLVERWRGDRVSDTYYFGNSNGHLHFVTMYLRQASESELRVFEMQDDCSNWLLRYRMDFVDILCYFPEVRRREIDFRDGDTVDYAFCVLGMVREENGEGFLVFHVPGKVVAYKFKDKSFVELADLRALHFSRKGLLKFGCHDAYEFIESLAPV from the coding sequence ATGGGTCCGCCGACGCCGAAGTGCCCGAATTCACCCTCAGCTGCCACAATCCTCGCTGGAACCGAGGATGTTTTGATCGAAATCCTCCTTTACCTGCCTATCAAAACACTAATCAGATTCAAGACCGTCTCCAAAAGCTGGTTCTCCCTTATTTCCAGCTCCCATTTGTCCCATCTCCATGCCCTCCGCCACCGCCCCACTACTGCCGCCTCCGCCCTCTGCCTCCGCAAATCACCTTCGCAACTCTACCTCTTACCCCTTTTCACTAGACGTCCAAAAATCCAaacttttaaatttaatttcacCCCCCCTGATGCTTATAATCGCGCGCCCACGGCCCCTGCCGCCGGCGCTGCCACTGCCACCGCCACCACTTATAGGACCAGGATTTTACAATCTTGCAATGGACTATTACTTTTACAAGTATCATACAATGCCCGAAATGCCCCCAAAGATTACTACATTTACAATCCCACCACCCGTCGATCCAGAATTCTTCAGCTCACTTATCTCTTCCACAGCAATATAGTTAGTCAGAGTCAAAGTCAACAATTGGGGCTGTATTTAGCCTATGATCCTTCAAAATCAGTTGATTATAAGGTGATATGTGTGAGTTTCACAGCTTATTCGGTGTATACTTATCAAGTTTTTGTTTATGATTCAAAATTTCAATCTTGGAAGGTTGCTAATGGGGGAAAAGAGTTTGTGGTGCCTTATGATGTAAAATTCTGTGATGGGGTCTATTGGAATGGCAAAATTCACTGGATTAGGCCAAAGGGCGAATCTTATTATTTTGACATTGATAAGGATTGTGTTGTCCAGTCCATACAAATTCCTCTGGTGGAGAGATGGCGGGGTGATAGAGTTAGTGATACTTACTATTTTGGAAATTCTAACGGCCACTTGCATTTTGTGACAATGTACTTGAGGCAAGCATCTGAATCTGAATTAAGGGTCTTCGAAATGCAGGATGATTGctcgaattggttgttgaggtatcGGATGGATTTTGTTGATATCTTGTGTTATTTTCCTGAGGTTAGGAGAAGGGAGATTGATTTTAGAGATGGGGATACAGTTGATTACGCATTTTGTGTGCTTGGTATGGTTAGGGAAGAGAATGGTGAGGGATTTTTGGTGTTTCATGTTCCCGGAAAGGTTGTCGCTTACAAGTTCAAGGATAAGAGCTTTGTGGAGCTAGCTGATTTGAGAGCACTTCATTTTTCTAGGAAGGGTTTGCTGAAGTTTGGATGTCATGATGCTTATGAGTTTATTGAGAGTCTTGCTCCTGTTTGA